One Stenotrophomonas sp. SAU14A_NAIMI4_5 DNA segment encodes these proteins:
- the radA gene encoding DNA repair protein RadA: MAKARLTAYVCNECGAEYSKWQGQCTECNAWNSLSEIVLESAAAAKAPASRRAGWAGKIDPPKITALKDVEQTEHRRVSTGIGEFDRVLGGGLVEGAVVLVGGDPGIGKSTLLLQAVAKMAAVLPVLYVTGEESLAQVAGRAHRLELPLDGVNALAETGVESILQHAAKAGPRLIVADSVQTLWTETLTAAPGSVSQVRESAARLVRFAKETGTAVFLVGHVTKEGGIAGPRVLEHMVDAVLYFEGESGSRFRLLRAFKNRFGAVNELGVFAMGDKGLKEVSNPSAIFLSGASTHQPGSCVMVTREGTRPLLVEVQALVDASPLSNPRRVAVGLEQNRLAMLLAVLHRHGGVLVGDQDVFVNVVGGIRVQETAADLPVLLAVLSSLQDRPLAEKTIAFGEVGLSGEIRPVPNGEDRLREAATHGFKRAIVPKANAPKGGTVKGMEVIAVERLSEAIDAA; the protein is encoded by the coding sequence ATGGCCAAAGCCCGCCTCACTGCCTATGTCTGCAACGAATGCGGCGCCGAGTACAGCAAGTGGCAGGGACAGTGCACCGAGTGCAACGCCTGGAACTCCTTGTCGGAAATCGTGCTGGAGAGCGCGGCGGCGGCCAAGGCGCCTGCGTCGCGCCGGGCTGGCTGGGCCGGCAAGATCGACCCGCCGAAGATCACCGCGCTGAAGGACGTCGAGCAGACCGAGCATCGCCGGGTCAGTACCGGCATCGGTGAGTTCGACCGCGTGCTGGGCGGCGGTCTGGTGGAAGGCGCGGTGGTGCTGGTCGGCGGCGACCCGGGCATCGGCAAGTCCACCCTGCTGCTGCAGGCGGTGGCGAAGATGGCGGCGGTGCTGCCGGTCCTTTATGTAACCGGCGAAGAGTCGCTGGCCCAGGTGGCCGGCCGCGCGCACCGGCTGGAACTGCCGCTGGATGGGGTCAACGCGCTGGCCGAGACCGGCGTCGAGTCGATCCTGCAGCACGCGGCCAAGGCCGGCCCGCGGCTGATCGTGGCCGACTCGGTGCAGACCCTGTGGACCGAAACGCTGACTGCGGCGCCCGGCTCGGTGAGCCAGGTGCGCGAGAGCGCCGCGCGGCTGGTGCGCTTTGCCAAGGAAACCGGCACCGCCGTGTTCCTGGTCGGTCACGTGACCAAGGAGGGCGGCATCGCCGGCCCGCGCGTGCTCGAACACATGGTCGACGCCGTGCTCTATTTCGAAGGCGAGAGCGGCAGCCGCTTCCGCCTGCTGCGCGCGTTCAAGAACCGCTTCGGCGCGGTCAACGAGTTGGGCGTGTTCGCCATGGGCGACAAGGGCCTGAAGGAAGTCTCCAACCCGTCGGCCATCTTCCTGTCCGGTGCCAGCACCCATCAGCCGGGCAGCTGCGTGATGGTGACCCGCGAGGGCACCCGGCCGCTGCTGGTGGAAGTGCAGGCGCTGGTCGATGCCTCGCCGCTGTCCAACCCGCGCCGTGTCGCCGTTGGCCTGGAACAGAACCGCCTGGCCATGCTGCTGGCGGTGCTGCACCGTCATGGCGGCGTGCTGGTGGGCGACCAGGACGTGTTCGTCAATGTCGTAGGTGGCATCCGCGTGCAGGAGACCGCCGCCGATCTGCCGGTGCTGCTGGCCGTGCTGTCGTCGCTGCAGGACCGGCCGCTGGCGGAAAAGACGATCGCCTTCGGCGAGGTCGGCCTGTCGGGCGAGATCCGCCCGGTGCCCAATGGCGAGGACCGCCTGCGCGAGGCGGCGACCCACGGATTCAAGCGCGCCATCGTGCCCAAGGCCAACGCCCCCAAGGGCGGCACGGTGAAGGGCATGGAAGTGATCGCGGTCGAACGCCTGTCCGAGGCCATCGACGCCGCGTGA
- a CDS encoding EAL domain-containing protein, which yields MTGTYSQSLVVFSLLVAMLASYTALDMAGRLATTEGRVARWWLTGGALAMGLGIWSMHFVGMLAFNLPIPIGYDLAITLYSLAVSVCASAYALWLVSRPQLPRRRLLAGAVLMGLGIATMHYLGMTAMRMQPGIDYDPLWFIASILIAIGAAGAALWIAFRLRKEGERTLRLRLLASLVMGLAIVGMHYTGMAAARFPDGSICGAVIDGGIDSRWLAVLVIVTTLGTIGIALVASLFDRQMRERTGLLAESLEKANDKLLQAALHDPLTQLPNRMLLQDRIEQSIEKARRRNHGLAVMFCDLDGFKAVNDAYGHQLGDRLLVRMSERVSNLLRPQDTFARLGGDEFVIVLAVDEPDDAVVVAERIIAAVAEPFLIDAAELQVSASLGIALYPDDGATERELMAHADAAMYHTKDGGRNGYTFFTPSMQVSANRQLRLLQDLRRAADRGELRLHYQPKFVAAGTPAVGAEALLRWEHPELGMLAPDVFIPIAERSGLILPIGDWVLDQACAQLRAWHDSGHPEWTMAVNLSPLQFSSPSLVDNVRDVLARHAIAPERLTLEITETTAMKDVEASLAILNDLTAMGVHISIDDFGTGYSSLLYLKRMPATELKIDRAFVRDLEQNAEDAAIVSSIVALGRSLQLQVVAEGVETREQQEYLSGLGCDQLQGYHLGRPMDPDEFLRKVG from the coding sequence ATGACTGGCACCTACAGCCAGAGTCTGGTTGTTTTCTCGCTGCTGGTCGCCATGCTGGCGTCCTATACCGCACTGGACATGGCCGGCCGCCTGGCCACGACCGAAGGCCGCGTGGCCCGGTGGTGGCTGACCGGCGGCGCCCTGGCCATGGGCCTGGGCATCTGGTCGATGCACTTCGTGGGCATGCTGGCGTTCAACCTGCCGATCCCGATCGGCTACGACCTGGCCATCACCCTGTACTCGCTGGCGGTGTCGGTCTGTGCTTCGGCCTATGCGCTGTGGCTGGTCTCGCGCCCGCAGTTGCCGCGCCGCCGCCTGCTGGCCGGTGCGGTGCTGATGGGGCTGGGCATCGCCACCATGCACTACCTGGGCATGACCGCGATGCGCATGCAGCCGGGCATCGATTACGACCCGCTGTGGTTCATCGCTTCCATCCTGATCGCCATCGGTGCGGCGGGCGCCGCGCTGTGGATCGCCTTCCGCCTGCGCAAGGAAGGTGAGCGCACCCTGCGCCTGCGCCTGCTGGCCTCGCTGGTGATGGGCCTGGCCATCGTCGGCATGCACTACACCGGCATGGCCGCCGCCCGCTTCCCCGATGGCAGCATCTGCGGCGCAGTGATCGACGGCGGCATCGACAGCCGCTGGCTGGCGGTGCTGGTCATCGTCACCACCCTGGGCACCATCGGCATCGCCCTGGTCGCGTCGCTGTTCGACCGCCAGATGCGCGAGCGCACCGGCCTGCTGGCCGAGTCGCTGGAAAAGGCCAACGACAAGCTGCTGCAGGCCGCCCTGCACGATCCGCTGACCCAGCTGCCCAACCGCATGCTGCTGCAGGATCGCATCGAACAGTCCATCGAGAAGGCGCGCCGCCGCAACCACGGTCTTGCCGTGATGTTCTGCGATCTGGACGGCTTCAAGGCGGTCAACGATGCCTATGGCCACCAGCTGGGCGACCGCCTGCTGGTGCGCATGAGCGAGCGCGTGAGCAACCTGCTGCGCCCGCAGGACACCTTCGCCCGGCTGGGTGGCGATGAGTTCGTGATCGTGCTGGCCGTGGATGAGCCGGACGACGCGGTGGTCGTGGCCGAGCGCATCATCGCCGCCGTGGCCGAGCCGTTCCTGATCGACGCCGCCGAGCTGCAGGTCAGTGCCAGCCTCGGCATCGCCCTGTACCCGGACGACGGCGCCACCGAGCGCGAACTGATGGCGCACGCGGACGCGGCGATGTACCACACCAAGGACGGCGGCCGGAATGGCTATACGTTCTTTACCCCGTCGATGCAGGTCAGCGCCAACCGCCAGCTGCGGCTGCTGCAGGACCTGCGCCGCGCTGCCGACCGCGGCGAACTGCGCCTGCACTACCAGCCGAAGTTCGTCGCCGCCGGCACGCCCGCGGTGGGCGCCGAGGCACTGCTGCGCTGGGAGCACCCGGAGCTGGGCATGCTCGCCCCGGATGTGTTCATCCCCATCGCCGAGCGCAGCGGGCTGATCCTGCCGATCGGCGACTGGGTGCTGGACCAGGCCTGCGCGCAGCTGCGTGCCTGGCACGATTCGGGCCACCCGGAATGGACGATGGCGGTGAACCTGTCGCCGCTGCAGTTCTCCTCGCCGTCGCTGGTGGACAACGTGCGCGACGTGCTGGCCCGCCATGCGATCGCACCGGAACGGCTGACCCTGGAGATCACCGAAACCACCGCGATGAAGGACGTGGAAGCCAGCCTGGCCATCCTCAACGACCTGACCGCGATGGGCGTACACATCTCCATCGATGATTTCGGCACCGGCTATTCCAGCCTGCTGTACCTGAAGCGCATGCCGGCCACCGAACTGAAGATCGACCGCGCGTTCGTGCGCGACCTGGAGCAGAACGCCGAAGACGCGGCCATCGTGTCGTCGATCGTGGCGCTGGGGCGGTCGCTGCAGCTGCAGGTGGTGGCCGAGGGCGTGGAAACGCGCGAGCAGCAGGAGTACCTGAGCGGGCTGGGCTGCGACCAGCTGCAGGGGTATCACCTGGGCCGGCCGATGGACCCGGACGAGTTCCTGCGCAAGGTGGGGTAA